A portion of the Pleurocapsa minor HA4230-MV1 genome contains these proteins:
- a CDS encoding serine/threonine protein kinase has protein sequence MSEYLDLTSYGYQIKAELGRNREGGRITWKAIEIKTQKTVVIKQFCFAQVNSSWSGYKAYSQEIAVLQKLSHPNIPQYLNSIETDNGFCLVQEYINATSWHNFRQLTTTEVKQIAEKILDILIYLQQQTPPILHRDLSTENILLDESLNVYLIDFGFSSLGSQEVAASSVFRGTPGFIAPEQIIKPTTASDIYSLGVSLVCLLAHKDITEVREFASADDPYQLNLKKLLPDIDRQFLSWLEKMTNAKVSQRFSDAQAAKNALLKLELPIVRSQDISTLAPSSTYIKPKIIGVVAISVVTTFATWGVNFATSRVELSVTTVAIAILATIAIAVTQLGAATIVNSDPQTKTQGIALGVIIPAILVGVSSLIGGIELAVTISAAIAIAEILLLSYFWRQLPSKIGNLAQAGFWLSAISIGIVLGLNLTN, from the coding sequence ATGAGCGAATATTTGGATTTAACTAGCTATGGATATCAAATTAAAGCAGAATTAGGTCGTAATCGCGAGGGGGGAAGAATTACCTGGAAAGCCATTGAAATTAAGACCCAAAAAACTGTAGTTATTAAACAGTTTTGTTTTGCTCAAGTGAACTCCAGTTGGTCAGGATACAAAGCTTATAGCCAAGAAATCGCAGTGTTACAAAAATTAAGCCATCCTAACATTCCTCAATATCTCAACAGTATTGAAACTGATAATGGTTTTTGTCTAGTTCAAGAATACATCAACGCTACTTCTTGGCACAACTTTCGCCAATTAACCACAACCGAAGTTAAGCAAATTGCGGAAAAAATACTCGATATCTTAATTTATTTACAGCAGCAAACTCCGCCGATCCTGCATCGGGATCTTTCGACTGAAAATATCTTGCTGGATGAATCTCTAAATGTTTACTTGATCGATTTTGGCTTTTCCAGCCTGGGAAGTCAGGAAGTTGCTGCTAGCAGCGTTTTTCGGGGGACACCAGGATTTATTGCTCCAGAACAAATCATCAAACCCACCACAGCATCGGATATTTACAGTTTAGGGGTTAGCTTAGTTTGTTTACTAGCCCACAAAGACATCACAGAAGTCCGTGAGTTCGCTTCGGCTGATGATCCCTATCAACTAAACCTCAAAAAGCTTTTACCCGACATAGATCGTCAGTTTTTAAGTTGGCTGGAAAAAATGACCAATGCTAAAGTTAGCCAACGCTTCTCTGATGCTCAAGCTGCCAAAAATGCTTTGCTCAAACTAGAACTACCCATCGTCAGATCTCAAGACATAAGTACTCTAGCGCCGAGCAGCACATATATCAAGCCAAAAATCATTGGTGTTGTCGCAATTTCTGTAGTTACAACATTTGCCACTTGGGGAGTAAACTTTGCTACTAGTCGGGTTGAATTAAGCGTCACAACCGTAGCGATCGCCATTTTAGCCACAATCGCGATCGCCGTTACTCAATTAGGTGCAGCAACAATAGTTAATTCCGATCCCCAGACAAAAACTCAGGGAATAGCCTTGGGTGTGATTATACCCGCCATCTTAGTGGGCGTTAGTAGCTTGATTGGGGGGATTGAATTAGCAGTAACGATCTCAGCAGCGATCGCCATAGCCGAAATTTTGCTACTTTCTTACTTCTGGAGACAATTACCCAGCAAAATAGGAAATTTAGCTCAAGCAGGTTTTTGGCTAAGTGCGATCTCGATCGGCATTGTTCTGGGTTTAAACTTAACCAACTAG
- a CDS encoding response regulator → MPTKNILLVEDNPDDRELMKLAFAQGEIPHNLIIVADGIEALNYLQRQVDNQSEIGELGDLSVATMPALVMLDLNLPRINGIEVLRRIRANSYTQIIPVVIISSSNEPQDLVDSYINGCNSYIRKPINFTQLQTFVREISTYWLTVNQLPPVFGVPNE, encoded by the coding sequence ATGCCAACTAAAAATATCTTGTTAGTGGAAGATAATCCTGACGATCGCGAGTTGATGAAGCTAGCTTTTGCTCAGGGAGAAATTCCGCATAATTTAATCATAGTAGCCGATGGAATTGAAGCTTTAAACTATCTTCAAAGACAAGTAGATAATCAAAGTGAAATAGGAGAATTAGGGGATTTATCCGTAGCAACCATGCCCGCTTTGGTAATGCTAGATTTAAATCTCCCAAGGATTAACGGCATTGAAGTTTTAAGGCGCATCCGCGCTAATTCTTATACTCAAATTATTCCTGTAGTCATAATAAGCTCTTCAAATGAGCCACAGGATCTCGTTGACAGTTATATTAATGGTTGCAACAGTTATATTAGGAAGCCAATTAACTTTACACAGCTCCAAACTTTTGTGAGAGAGATAAGTACATATTGGCTGACTGTCAATCAGCTTCCCCCTGTTTTTGGAGTCCCAAATGAGTAA
- a CDS encoding EAL domain-containing protein has translation MSKLLRVLIIEDSEDDAELLAIALENGGYQVIHQRVDTRADLETALSNKPWDIVLADYSMPQFSAIAALEILKEQQLDLPFVIVSGKIGEDTAVAAMKAGAHDYLIKGQLSRLLPAVERELREAIFREEYRSAQKRLRYLAYYDKLTDLPNRISFLDHLNSEIVHNQEFNVYADHNTVGESAQNLFAVLLLSIDRFHNIKRSLGYEISDKLLMAIARRLEKCIIDLDTNVVARIGEDEFALLITELKNQHDVINRAERLYRELIKPFEINGATVCSTVSIGISLNQAHNREPEKMLRWADTAMQYAKANFARTSVLFNEKMESTAVERLRLENDLQRAIDNHQLYLNYQPIVSLDTGKINCLEALVRWQHDSLGIISPDKFIPICEETGQIIALGQWVMSEACGQLVTWQESFAGDSPLTMSVNLSRIQIYHPELIPQIDNLLESLNMAGRDLKLEITESTLMENTSAVTRVLEQLKEREIKLCLDDFGTGYSSLNYLRYLPVDTVKIDRSFIGPEINNTNYDIVKAIINLAHSLGLDVIAEGIETQAQLKILKSLGCEYGQGYLFAHPLDSVDVMNIVQAIE, from the coding sequence ATGAGTAAACTTCTGCGAGTCTTAATTATTGAAGATTCAGAAGACGATGCCGAACTATTAGCGATCGCCCTAGAAAATGGTGGTTATCAGGTAATTCATCAGCGAGTTGACACCAGAGCGGATCTCGAAACTGCTTTGTCCAATAAACCTTGGGATATTGTCTTGGCTGATTATTCCATGCCTCAGTTTAGTGCGATCGCTGCTCTGGAGATCTTAAAAGAACAGCAGTTGGATTTACCTTTTGTGATTGTGTCGGGCAAAATCGGCGAAGACACTGCCGTGGCAGCAATGAAGGCAGGAGCGCACGATTATTTAATCAAGGGACAACTGTCCCGCCTACTCCCTGCGGTGGAGCGAGAGTTAAGGGAAGCTATTTTTAGGGAAGAGTATCGATCAGCCCAAAAAAGGTTAAGATATCTTGCTTATTACGATAAGCTAACCGACTTACCCAACAGAATCTCATTTTTAGACCATCTTAATAGTGAAATCGTTCACAATCAAGAATTTAATGTTTATGCTGACCACAATACAGTCGGTGAATCAGCCCAAAATCTTTTTGCTGTATTGCTACTGAGCATCGATCGCTTTCACAATATTAAGCGTAGTCTCGGTTATGAAATTAGTGACAAACTGTTAATGGCGATCGCTCGACGTTTAGAAAAGTGCATCATCGATCTCGATACAAACGTAGTCGCCAGAATTGGGGAAGATGAATTTGCTCTACTAATTACCGAACTCAAAAATCAGCATGATGTCATTAATCGAGCCGAGCGTTTATATCGCGAACTAATTAAACCTTTTGAAATTAATGGTGCAACTGTTTGCTCGACGGTAAGTATTGGCATTTCCTTAAATCAAGCTCATAATCGCGAACCAGAAAAAATGTTGCGTTGGGCAGATACTGCCATGCAGTATGCTAAAGCGAACTTTGCCAGAACTTCGGTGCTGTTTAACGAGAAAATGGAGAGTACAGCAGTAGAAAGATTACGGTTAGAAAACGATTTACAACGGGCGATCGATAATCACCAGTTATATTTAAACTATCAGCCAATTGTTTCTCTCGACACAGGCAAGATTAATTGTTTAGAAGCCCTCGTCAGGTGGCAACATGATTCTTTAGGCATAATTTCCCCAGATAAATTTATTCCAATTTGCGAAGAAACTGGACAGATTATTGCTCTTGGGCAATGGGTAATGTCAGAGGCTTGTGGTCAGCTAGTAACCTGGCAGGAGTCTTTTGCGGGTGACTCACCCTTAACCATGAGTGTTAATCTCTCCCGAATTCAGATTTATCATCCCGAATTAATTCCTCAAATAGATAATCTGCTGGAATCTTTAAATATGGCAGGAAGAGACCTTAAATTAGAGATTACTGAAAGTACTCTGATGGAAAACACCTCGGCTGTCACCAGAGTTCTCGAACAACTGAAGGAACGAGAAATTAAACTATGTCTCGATGACTTTGGCACAGGCTATTCTTCCTTGAACTATTTACGTTATTTACCTGTTGATACGGTAAAAATAGACCGTTCCTTTATCGGCCCTGAGATCAATAATACTAATTATGATATCGTTAAAGCGATTATTAACTTAGCTCATAGCTTGGGCTTAGACGTTATTGCCGAGGGAATTGAAACCCAAGCCCAATTAAAAATATTGAAAAGTTTAGGTTGCGAATATGGGCAGGGATATCTTTTTGCTCATCCTCTTGATAGTGTCGATGTGATGAATATAGTGCAGGCTATTGAGTAG
- a CDS encoding alpha/beta hydrolase: MDNWQHNFISTNGINLHYVSQGSGKLMLMLHGFPEFWYSWRHQIQEFASDYHTVALDLRGYNDSDKPASPSAYQMSEFIQDLKGVITGLGYEDCILVAHDWGGAIAWNFAYAYPEMVEKLIVLNIPHPAKFAQGLRTPQQLLKSWYILAFQIPFLPELLFQLNDYQAIKEAFSGMAIDKTAFSEEDLNAYRDAAAKPGALTAMINYYRGIFPLLFNSEPEWPILEIPTLTIWGEADTALGKELTYGTEAYVRDWQIKYIPNCSHWVQQEQPALVNSYIWEFLK, from the coding sequence ATGGATAATTGGCAACACAATTTTATTTCTACCAACGGCATTAATCTGCATTACGTCAGCCAGGGATCGGGCAAGTTAATGTTGATGCTTCACGGGTTTCCTGAGTTTTGGTATTCTTGGCGACACCAGATTCAAGAATTTGCCTCGGATTATCACACGGTGGCATTAGACTTACGCGGATATAACGATAGTGACAAGCCAGCATCACCCTCAGCTTATCAAATGTCAGAATTTATTCAAGATCTCAAAGGTGTGATTACAGGTTTAGGCTATGAAGATTGTATCTTAGTCGCTCATGATTGGGGTGGCGCGATCGCCTGGAATTTTGCCTATGCTTATCCTGAAATGGTGGAAAAACTGATTGTCTTAAATATTCCCCACCCAGCTAAGTTTGCTCAAGGCTTACGCACACCACAACAATTATTAAAAAGTTGGTATATCCTGGCTTTTCAGATTCCTTTTTTGCCAGAGTTACTCTTCCAGTTGAATGACTATCAGGCAATTAAAGAGGCTTTCTCAGGAATGGCGATCGATAAAACTGCTTTTAGCGAGGAAGACTTGAATGCTTATCGCGATGCAGCAGCCAAACCAGGGGCGCTCACGGCAATGATTAACTATTATCGTGGTATTTTTCCCTTATTATTCAATAGCGAACCCGAATGGCCAATTTTAGAGATCCCAACTTTAACCATTTGGGGTGAAGCAGACACAGCCTTGGGGAAAGAATTAACCTACGGTACAGAAGCTTATGTTAGAGATTGGCAAATTAAATACATTCCTAACTGTAGCCACTGGGTACAGCAAGAACAACCTGCCTTAGTTAATTCCTATATCTGGGAATTTCTTAAATAG
- the glgX gene encoding glycogen debranching protein GlgX: MVRKPMVLPGSSFPLGATVYPNGVNFSVFSQNATAIDLLLFNTAQSAKPDHVIELDPIRHQTYHYWHVFVPDLKAGQIYAYRVYGEYAPEQGNRFDKTKVLLDPYAKAIVGEEFYDRQAAESRGNNCAQALKGVVVDPSTYDWERDRHPRIPYASSVIYEMHVGGFTRNPNSGVTPEKRGTYAGLIDKIPYLQELGITAVELLPVHQFDPQDVRPGLKNYWGYSTIGFFAPHRGYSSQRDPLGAVDEFRDMVKALHKAGIEVILDVVFNHTAEGNENGPTLSFRGLDNQIYYILEDNQAEYKNYSGCGNTFKGNHPVVARLIVDSLRYWVSEMHVDGFRFDLASVLSRDVYGEPIEDAGALKILSIIESDPVLAGSKLIAEAWDAAGLYDVGKFVDQADWFSEWNGPFRDDVRSFVKSDRGALKNLAARILASPDIYFRQDTDINRCVNFVTCHDGFTLNDLVSYNEKHNEANQEESRDGSNHNFSWNCGAEGVTEDPEIQQLRWQQIKNFLTVLFMSQGTPMLLMGDEIRHTQQGNNNAYCQDNELSWFDWDLVEQHQDLLRFVKILIRFAKGLEIFREEKFLQIDQISDKPHIIWHGQKLRQPDWSDDSHCLAFSLCHPPSGERLHVIFNAYWKPLQFELPSLKLGNSWHRIVDTALPAPDDIADPATAKKIYDNRYLVAARSSVVLLDRGSIVPIPNFSL; this comes from the coding sequence ATGGTGAGGAAACCAATGGTATTGCCTGGATCGAGTTTTCCTTTAGGAGCAACTGTCTATCCCAATGGAGTGAATTTCAGCGTCTTTTCACAAAATGCGACAGCAATCGATCTACTGCTGTTTAATACGGCTCAGTCTGCAAAACCAGATCACGTCATTGAACTCGATCCAATTCGCCACCAGACTTATCATTATTGGCATGTTTTTGTTCCCGATCTAAAAGCTGGACAAATCTATGCCTATCGAGTTTATGGCGAGTATGCCCCCGAACAAGGAAATCGCTTTGATAAAACCAAAGTGTTGCTAGATCCCTACGCTAAAGCAATTGTGGGCGAAGAATTTTACGATCGCCAGGCTGCTGAAAGTCGAGGTAATAATTGCGCCCAGGCACTTAAAGGGGTAGTAGTAGACCCCAGTACCTATGATTGGGAACGCGATCGCCATCCTCGGATTCCCTATGCTTCCAGCGTGATCTACGAAATGCATGTTGGCGGTTTTACTCGTAATCCTAATTCTGGTGTTACGCCTGAAAAAAGAGGCACCTATGCAGGCTTAATTGACAAGATTCCCTATCTCCAAGAGTTAGGCATTACTGCTGTAGAATTATTACCAGTTCATCAGTTCGATCCCCAAGATGTTCGTCCTGGATTAAAAAACTACTGGGGCTATAGTACCATTGGTTTTTTCGCTCCCCACCGAGGCTATAGTTCTCAGCGAGATCCTTTGGGGGCTGTAGACGAGTTTCGCGACATGGTTAAAGCTCTCCACAAAGCAGGGATCGAAGTGATTCTAGACGTGGTATTCAATCATACCGCCGAAGGCAATGAAAATGGGCCAACTCTTTCTTTTAGAGGGTTGGATAATCAGATCTACTATATTCTGGAAGACAATCAGGCAGAATATAAAAACTACAGTGGCTGTGGCAATACCTTTAAGGGTAATCATCCTGTAGTTGCTCGGTTAATTGTCGATTCCCTGCGCTACTGGGTTTCGGAAATGCACGTTGATGGTTTTCGGTTTGATTTAGCTTCTGTTTTGTCTAGAGACGTTTACGGTGAACCGATTGAAGATGCGGGAGCATTAAAAATTCTTTCCATTATTGAGTCCGATCCTGTCTTAGCAGGAAGTAAACTGATTGCTGAGGCTTGGGATGCTGCGGGATTATATGACGTAGGTAAGTTTGTCGATCAGGCAGATTGGTTTTCTGAGTGGAATGGCCCTTTTCGCGATGATGTGCGCAGTTTTGTCAAAAGCGATCGCGGTGCGCTCAAGAATTTGGCTGCCAGAATCTTAGCCAGTCCTGATATTTACTTCCGTCAAGATACAGATATCAATCGCTGTGTGAATTTTGTCACCTGTCACGATGGTTTTACCCTCAACGATCTGGTTTCTTATAACGAAAAACACAATGAGGCAAATCAAGAAGAGAGTCGTGATGGCAGCAATCATAACTTTAGCTGGAACTGTGGCGCAGAAGGAGTTACCGAAGATCCTGAAATTCAACAGCTACGTTGGCAGCAAATTAAGAATTTCTTAACGGTGCTATTTATGTCCCAGGGAACACCGATGTTACTCATGGGTGACGAAATTCGCCATACTCAGCAGGGCAACAATAACGCTTACTGTCAAGATAACGAACTGAGCTGGTTTGACTGGGATTTGGTCGAACAACATCAGGACTTATTACGCTTTGTCAAAATATTGATTCGGTTTGCTAAAGGACTGGAGATCTTCCGCGAAGAAAAGTTTTTACAAATAGACCAGATTAGCGACAAACCTCACATCATTTGGCATGGACAGAAGTTAAGACAGCCTGACTGGAGTGACGATTCTCACTGTTTAGCTTTTTCTCTTTGTCATCCTCCCAGCGGTGAACGATTGCATGTAATATTTAATGCCTATTGGAAACCATTACAATTTGAATTACCATCTCTCAAGTTGGGTAACTCTTGGCATCGCATAGTTGATACTGCCTTACCTGCACCAGATGATATTGCCGATCCAGCAACGGCCAAGAAAATATACGATAACCGCTATCTAGTAGCAGCGCGATCGTCTGTCGTGCTATTAGATCGGGGCAGTATTGTACCTATTCCCAACTTTAGTCTATAA
- a CDS encoding DUF1206 domain-containing protein has product MEKLARFGYAAKGFVYGAIAILALLAAFSVGGETTDTTGALQAIAQQSFGKILLILIAIGLVGYVLWLLIQAIKDPEHKGKDAKGLFSRLGYAITALVYMGVASNAALLAFGSSSSGGGNSQQDWTARVMQQPLGRWVVGLGGALIIGIGFYRIYQAYKTKFRQELNLAQLDSQHKNWLVNISRFGIAARGVVFIMIGFFILQAAHQYNPQKVQGLDGVLYTLTQQPFGKALLALMAFGLLSYAIYLVVQARFRRIQIN; this is encoded by the coding sequence ATGGAAAAGTTAGCAAGATTTGGCTATGCTGCCAAGGGTTTTGTCTATGGAGCGATCGCGATCTTGGCTTTACTAGCAGCATTTAGCGTAGGTGGCGAAACAACTGATACTACTGGAGCTTTACAGGCGATCGCTCAACAATCTTTTGGCAAAATATTATTAATTTTAATCGCTATTGGTTTGGTAGGATATGTGCTGTGGCTTTTAATTCAGGCTATCAAAGATCCTGAACACAAAGGAAAAGATGCCAAAGGGTTATTCTCTCGCTTAGGCTATGCAATAACTGCCTTAGTATATATGGGAGTAGCTAGCAACGCTGCATTACTAGCTTTTGGTTCTAGTAGTAGCGGAGGAGGAAATTCTCAACAAGATTGGACAGCGAGGGTGATGCAGCAGCCTCTTGGTAGATGGGTAGTGGGATTGGGGGGAGCGCTAATTATTGGTATTGGCTTTTATCGAATTTATCAAGCTTACAAAACTAAATTTCGTCAGGAATTAAATCTTGCCCAACTTGACTCACAACATAAAAACTGGCTAGTAAATATCAGTCGCTTTGGTATAGCTGCAAGAGGCGTAGTATTTATTATGATTGGCTTTTTTATTTTGCAAGCTGCTCATCAATATAACCCCCAGAAAGTTCAAGGATTAGACGGCGTGCTATACACTTTAACCCAACAACCTTTTGGGAAAGCTTTATTGGCTTTAATGGCTTTTGGACTATTATCCTATGCTATATATCTAGTGGTTCAAGCTCGTTTTCGTCGTATTCAAATTAACTAG
- a CDS encoding HPF/RaiA family ribosome-associated protein, translated as MKIKPEITYRHLEKTAAIQSLVEEKIAKLEKFCDYMNSCRVVIEKDNDHPSSGSPYRVSIDITIPHGRELAVVESPAVGKQYPPLKTVIRDAFEAARRQLISITTEQKGERKIHPEQQVSAMVTKLFAEQGYGFIQEISTGKEIYFHRNSVTNDDFERIKVGSGVRYKETMGEMGPQATTVQLLDPGS; from the coding sequence ATGAAAATTAAGCCAGAGATCACTTATCGTCACCTAGAAAAAACCGCTGCAATTCAAAGTTTGGTTGAAGAAAAAATTGCCAAACTAGAAAAGTTTTGTGACTACATGAATAGCTGTCGTGTAGTAATTGAGAAAGACAACGATCATCCAAGCAGTGGCTCACCTTATCGAGTAAGTATTGATATTACCATTCCTCATGGTCGTGAATTAGCGGTAGTAGAAAGTCCTGCTGTGGGAAAACAATATCCTCCCTTAAAAACAGTAATTCGTGATGCTTTTGAAGCAGCACGTCGTCAATTGATTAGTATTACTACTGAGCAAAAAGGAGAAAGAAAAATACACCCCGAACAGCAAGTAAGTGCAATGGTGACAAAGCTATTCGCCGAACAGGGATATGGTTTTATCCAGGAAATTAGTACAGGAAAAGAAATCTACTTTCATCGTAATAGCGTAACCAACGATGATTTTGAGCGCATAAAAGTAGGAAGTGGAGTTAGATATAAAGAAACCATGGGTGAAATGGGGCCTCAAGCGACTACAGTACAGCTTTTAGACCCTGGCAGCTAA
- a CDS encoding histidine triad nucleotide-binding protein, translating into MTDTIFGKIIRREIPADIVYEDDLTLAFRDVNPQAPTHILVIPKKPIPRLSESAQEDTALMGHLLMTVKKIAQQENLSNGYRVVINNGADGGQTVDHLHLHLLGDRSMGWPPG; encoded by the coding sequence ATGACAGATACTATTTTTGGCAAGATTATCCGTCGCGAGATTCCTGCTGATATTGTCTATGAAGATGATTTGACTCTCGCCTTTAGAGATGTTAATCCTCAAGCACCAACCCATATTTTAGTTATTCCCAAAAAGCCGATTCCTCGCCTGTCTGAATCAGCTCAAGAGGATACTGCACTGATGGGACACCTACTGATGACAGTCAAAAAGATTGCTCAACAGGAAAATCTGAGCAACGGATATCGAGTCGTGATTAACAATGGTGCAGATGGCGGACAGACTGTAGATCATCTGCATTTACATCTGCTTGGCGATCGCTCTATGGGTTGGCCACCAGGGTAA
- a CDS encoding DUF309 domain-containing protein, giving the protein MVTSPEFERGIAEFNQQQFYACHDTLEAIWVDAPEADKRFYQGILQVAVGCYHLSNDNLRGAIILLGEAVRRLCDYQPDYEEINVEQLLEQAMALLQALQQLQPEQTSDFWQQLLQKQSGATKKEYDANSIADLVASCQLPYINRVLN; this is encoded by the coding sequence ATGGTTACTTCCCCTGAATTTGAACGAGGAATTGCTGAATTTAATCAGCAGCAGTTTTATGCCTGTCACGATACTTTAGAAGCAATTTGGGTTGATGCTCCTGAAGCAGATAAGCGTTTTTATCAGGGAATTTTACAGGTGGCTGTAGGTTGCTATCATCTCAGTAATGATAATCTGCGGGGGGCAATTATTCTTCTGGGGGAGGCGGTTAGAAGATTATGTGACTACCAGCCAGACTATGAAGAAATTAATGTTGAACAGCTATTAGAACAGGCTATGGCTTTACTTCAGGCACTTCAGCAACTCCAGCCAGAGCAAACCAGCGATTTCTGGCAACAGCTCTTGCAAAAGCAGTCGGGAGCTACAAAGAAAGAGTATGATGCTAATTCCATTGCCGATTTAGTTGCTAGTTGCCAACTGCCCTATATCAATAGAGTATTGAATTAA
- a CDS encoding ferredoxin--nitrite reductase: MTTSKPTTGQSPDKTLESMRKFAEKYAQRTDTYFCSNLSVTAAVIKGLAEHKQELGSPLCPCRHYQDKAAEVKKAYWNCPCVPMREEKKCHCMLFLTPDNPFASNTQSITTEQINQLCSEMD; the protein is encoded by the coding sequence ATGACTACATCAAAACCAACTACAGGTCAAAGTCCTGACAAAACTCTCGAATCAATGAGGAAATTTGCTGAAAAGTATGCTCAACGCACAGATACTTACTTTTGTAGCAATTTATCCGTTACTGCTGCCGTAATTAAAGGATTAGCAGAACATAAGCAGGAACTAGGTTCTCCTCTTTGCCCCTGTCGCCACTATCAAGACAAGGCAGCAGAAGTTAAAAAAGCTTACTGGAACTGTCCTTGTGTGCCGATGCGAGAAGAAAAGAAATGTCACTGTATGCTGTTTTTGACCCCAGACAATCCCTTCGCTAGCAATACTCAATCTATCACGACTGAACAAATTAATCAGCTTTGTAGTGAAATGGACTGA